A portion of the Stigmatella aurantiaca DW4/3-1 genome contains these proteins:
- a CDS encoding pirin family protein: MLTVRPSNQRGHANHGWLDAHHTFSFAGYYDPAHMNFRALRVINEDRVAPRRGFGTHPHQDMEIITYVLSGAVEHRDSMGSVGILRAGEMQRMTAGTGVRHSEQNPTGEELHLLQIWVLPERTGLTPSYEQKAFPEQERQGRFRLVVSPEGKDGSLKVNQDLRLYSTLLGQGEQTEYTLAPGRHAWLQMARGKGTLNGVAVSAGDGVAVSEESRLVLSATEPVEALLFDLA; encoded by the coding sequence ATGTTGACCGTTCGACCGTCGAATCAGCGTGGCCATGCGAACCATGGCTGGCTGGATGCCCACCATACGTTCTCGTTCGCGGGTTACTACGACCCGGCGCACATGAACTTCCGCGCGCTGCGCGTCATCAACGAGGACCGCGTGGCGCCCCGCCGAGGCTTTGGCACCCACCCCCACCAGGACATGGAGATCATCACCTATGTGCTCTCGGGCGCCGTCGAGCACCGGGACAGCATGGGCTCGGTGGGCATCCTGCGCGCGGGGGAGATGCAGCGGATGACGGCGGGCACGGGCGTGCGGCACAGCGAGCAGAACCCGACGGGAGAGGAATTGCACCTGCTGCAGATCTGGGTTCTCCCCGAGCGCACGGGGTTGACGCCGAGCTACGAGCAGAAGGCCTTCCCGGAGCAGGAGCGCCAGGGGCGGTTCCGGCTGGTGGTGTCCCCGGAGGGGAAGGACGGCTCGCTGAAGGTGAACCAGGACCTGCGGCTGTACAGCACCCTGCTGGGTCAGGGGGAGCAGACCGAGTACACGCTGGCCCCGGGCCGGCACGCGTGGCTGCAGATGGCGCGTGGGAAGGGGACGCTCAACGGCGTGGCGGTGAGCGCGGGCGATGGGGTGGCGGTGTCCGAGGAGTCCCGGTTGGTGCTCTCCGCCACCGAGCCCGTCGAGGCGCTGCTTTTCGATCTGGCCTGA
- a CDS encoding LysR family transcriptional regulator — protein sequence MDLNELLVFAKVVQAGSFTLAARGLRMPKSTVSRKVSELEERVGAQLLQRTTRKLRLTEVGQAYYEHCARIVAEAEQAELAVTRMQSAPHGLLRVTAPLAFNFMGSILAAFLTRYPEVQIEMVCTDRTVDLVEEGFDLAVRAGRLPDSSSLIARRLGSIERGVMASPRYIQERGAPKSPKELAAHDCLLFGVGTGGNVWSLVSGNRSAEVSIRARLTVNEPDMLRAVTLAGFGIALLPNSLYAEDIATGRMQRILPEWSSPGASVHALYPVTRHHSPKVMAFVDFLREHWPNP from the coding sequence ATGGATCTCAACGAACTCCTCGTCTTCGCGAAGGTCGTCCAGGCAGGCAGCTTCACCTTGGCGGCGCGGGGGCTGCGCATGCCCAAGTCCACCGTGAGCCGCAAGGTGTCCGAGCTGGAGGAGCGCGTGGGCGCCCAGCTTCTGCAACGCACCACGCGCAAGCTGCGCCTCACCGAGGTGGGGCAGGCCTACTACGAGCACTGCGCCCGCATCGTGGCCGAGGCCGAGCAGGCCGAACTGGCCGTCACCCGCATGCAGTCCGCGCCGCATGGACTGCTCCGCGTGACGGCCCCGCTGGCGTTCAACTTCATGGGGAGCATCCTCGCGGCGTTCCTGACGCGCTACCCCGAGGTGCAGATCGAAATGGTGTGCACGGACCGCACGGTCGATCTGGTGGAGGAAGGGTTCGATCTGGCCGTGCGCGCCGGGCGGCTGCCGGACTCCTCCTCGCTCATTGCCCGTCGGCTCGGGAGCATCGAGCGGGGCGTCATGGCCTCCCCCCGCTACATCCAGGAGCGGGGCGCTCCCAAGTCTCCCAAAGAGCTCGCCGCGCATGACTGTCTGCTCTTTGGCGTGGGGACGGGGGGCAATGTGTGGTCGCTGGTCTCCGGCAACCGGTCGGCCGAGGTGTCCATCCGCGCGCGGCTCACCGTGAACGAGCCCGACATGTTGCGCGCGGTGACGCTGGCGGGCTTTGGAATCGCCCTGCTTCCCAACAGCCTCTACGCCGAGGACATCGCCACCGGACGGATGCAACGCATCCTGCCGGAGTGGAGCTCGCCGGGGGCCTCGGTGCATGCCCTCTACCCGGTCACCCGGCACCATTCGCCCAAGGTGATGGCGTTCGTGGACTTCCTGCGGGAGCACTGGCCGAACCCGTAG
- a CDS encoding YceI family protein codes for MAHSTWNIDPTHSGVHFTVRHMVISKVRGNFRKFTGTVSLDEQSLGTSSVTAVIETASIDTGVEQRDNHLRSPDFFDAAKFPTITFQSTKVEKGSGDGFRVTGKLTIRDITRDVVLEAEQLGVGKDPWGNTKAAFEAKTSIDRKDFGLTWNQALEAGGVLVGEKIEIGLEIQAVKAQAAEKAA; via the coding sequence ATGGCCCACAGCACCTGGAACATCGACCCCACCCACTCTGGCGTCCACTTCACCGTCCGCCACATGGTCATCTCGAAGGTCCGCGGAAACTTCCGCAAGTTCACCGGCACGGTCTCCCTGGATGAGCAGTCGCTCGGCACCTCCTCGGTGACTGCGGTCATCGAGACGGCGAGCATCGACACGGGCGTCGAGCAACGGGACAACCACCTGCGCTCGCCGGACTTCTTCGACGCGGCGAAGTTCCCCACCATCACCTTTCAGAGCACGAAGGTGGAGAAGGGCTCGGGCGACGGCTTCCGGGTGACCGGCAAGCTGACCATCCGGGACATCACCCGCGACGTGGTCCTCGAGGCCGAGCAGCTCGGCGTTGGCAAGGACCCCTGGGGCAACACCAAGGCCGCCTTCGAGGCGAAGACCTCCATCGACCGCAAGGACTTCGGCCTGACCTGGAATCAAGCACTGGAGGCGGGTGGCGTGCTCGTTGGCGAGAAAATCGAGATCGGCCTGGAGATCCAGGCGGTCAAGGCGCAGGCCGCCGAGAAGGCCGCCTGA
- a CDS encoding RCC1 domain-containing protein has protein sequence MVVLLSALTFGSVSCSSQAPEVPGQQEEESTSASFAIQAGDIYTSSGASKVRSYSASSAHTAQAFAFTDVAAIRIDVKEKDSSAPLYVNFDLFKSADQWTGTIPFLPKGKVLVFSARASDTAGKLLFQGTTEQTLAINNDKVVITLAAANDGQSITIPRIKKISVPSAFGSDQSGNVSFSVEANTGESLTYEITAAAGGGTFYPLTGGITLAAVAGTFVSQYVPPTVSAVTEYTHTVKLTNEAGHSVVTTFQTKVKPPGTTDGVRDSVLQVLFNPVINSITTHRLTGTGNVLFKAEVADDDAEAALSYTWSFTPAAGTTFDPQPAFTGGTNPSTLENYTVQVQGTVKVEVKDSKGGKTTLSYPLTPDQFPDNPVAEGPVTGFNSIRAGNAHTCVLFNNGTMRCWGRSQFGQLGYGNTFNIGDNEKPYTAGDVALVGVGAKIVAGANHTCALFDTGLLRCWGENTYGQLGYNTTQHVGDGEAIASYGYVNVGGIAVKLAAGGSHTCALMDTGKVRCWGRNNYGQLGYGNTQNVGDNEQPWSVGDVQVGGTVKDIVAGAYHTCVLLDTGKVRCWGYNANGELGYGHATNIGDNELPSVAGDVNMGGNVLQLSTSFHSTCAVLTTGFVRCWGYNNVGQLGYGHASSISVPASAGDVNTGGKVLQVAAGEAHTCALLSSGGIKCWGAGNEGRLGYGNTNQQTVPPSTVVDLDGATAYQVTVGSAHTCALLSTGAARCWGWNAYGQLGYGNTTIIGDNELPSVAGDIQVLAPTP, from the coding sequence ATGGTTGTTCTTTTGTCTGCGCTCACCTTTGGCTCGGTGAGTTGTAGTTCCCAGGCTCCTGAGGTGCCCGGACAGCAGGAAGAAGAGTCCACGAGCGCGTCGTTCGCGATTCAGGCCGGGGACATCTACACGTCCAGCGGAGCGTCGAAGGTGCGCTCGTACTCGGCCTCCTCGGCGCACACGGCGCAGGCGTTTGCCTTCACGGATGTGGCGGCGATCCGGATCGATGTGAAGGAGAAGGACTCGAGCGCGCCGCTGTACGTGAACTTCGACCTGTTCAAGTCGGCGGACCAGTGGACGGGGACGATCCCCTTCTTGCCCAAGGGGAAGGTGCTGGTGTTCTCGGCGAGGGCGAGCGACACGGCGGGCAAGTTGCTGTTCCAAGGGACGACGGAGCAGACGCTGGCGATCAACAACGACAAGGTGGTCATCACCCTGGCGGCGGCGAACGATGGGCAGAGCATCACGATTCCGAGAATCAAGAAGATCTCGGTGCCGTCGGCGTTCGGTTCGGACCAGAGCGGGAACGTGTCGTTCTCGGTGGAGGCGAACACGGGGGAGTCGCTGACGTATGAGATTACGGCAGCGGCGGGAGGAGGGACGTTCTACCCGTTGACGGGAGGAATCACGCTGGCGGCGGTGGCGGGGACGTTCGTGAGCCAGTACGTGCCGCCGACGGTGAGCGCGGTGACGGAGTACACGCACACGGTGAAGTTGACGAACGAGGCGGGGCACTCGGTGGTGACGACGTTCCAGACGAAGGTGAAGCCGCCAGGGACGACGGACGGAGTGAGGGACAGCGTGTTGCAGGTGTTGTTCAACCCGGTGATCAACAGCATCACGACGCACCGTCTGACGGGGACGGGGAACGTGTTGTTCAAGGCGGAGGTGGCGGACGACGACGCGGAGGCAGCGCTGAGCTACACGTGGAGCTTCACGCCCGCGGCGGGGACGACGTTTGATCCGCAGCCCGCGTTCACGGGGGGGACGAACCCGTCGACGCTGGAGAACTACACGGTGCAGGTGCAGGGGACGGTGAAGGTGGAGGTGAAGGACAGCAAGGGAGGAAAGACGACGCTGTCGTATCCGCTGACGCCGGACCAGTTCCCGGACAACCCAGTGGCGGAGGGGCCGGTGACAGGCTTCAACTCCATCCGGGCGGGCAATGCGCACACGTGTGTGTTGTTCAACAACGGGACGATGCGGTGCTGGGGCCGCAGCCAGTTCGGCCAGTTGGGGTACGGGAACACGTTCAACATTGGAGACAACGAGAAGCCGTATACGGCGGGAGACGTGGCGCTGGTGGGAGTGGGGGCGAAGATTGTGGCGGGAGCCAACCACACGTGCGCGCTGTTCGACACGGGGTTGTTGAGGTGCTGGGGAGAGAACACCTACGGGCAGCTAGGGTACAACACGACGCAGCACGTGGGAGATGGAGAGGCGATTGCCAGCTACGGCTATGTGAACGTGGGAGGCATCGCGGTGAAGCTGGCGGCGGGGGGAAGCCACACGTGCGCGCTGATGGACACGGGGAAGGTGCGCTGCTGGGGCCGGAACAACTATGGGCAGTTGGGCTACGGAAACACGCAGAACGTGGGAGACAATGAGCAGCCGTGGAGTGTGGGAGACGTGCAGGTCGGCGGCACCGTCAAGGACATCGTGGCAGGCGCCTACCACACGTGCGTGCTGCTGGACACGGGCAAGGTGCGCTGCTGGGGCTACAACGCCAACGGTGAGTTGGGCTACGGCCACGCCACGAACATTGGAGACAATGAATTGCCGTCGGTGGCGGGAGACGTGAACATGGGTGGGAATGTCTTGCAGCTGTCGACGAGCTTCCACTCGACCTGTGCCGTGCTCACCACGGGCTTCGTCCGCTGCTGGGGATACAACAACGTCGGCCAGCTGGGTTATGGCCATGCGAGCAGTATCAGCGTGCCTGCGAGCGCCGGTGACGTGAACACGGGTGGCAAGGTCCTTCAGGTGGCAGCGGGAGAAGCGCACACGTGCGCTCTGCTGAGCAGCGGTGGCATCAAGTGCTGGGGAGCGGGCAACGAGGGCCGGTTGGGTTATGGCAACACCAATCAGCAGACCGTGCCACCCAGCACGGTGGTGGATTTGGACGGCGCGACCGCCTACCAAGTCACCGTGGGAAGTGCGCACACGTGCGCTCTGCTGAGCACGGGGGCGGCGCGATGCTGGGGCTGGAATGCGTATGGACAGCTCGGCTACGGCAATACCACCATCATCGGTGACAACGAGCTGCCTTCCGTCGCGGGCGACATCCAGGTTCTCGCTCCCACTCCGTAG